One window from the genome of Pseudonocardia hierapolitana encodes:
- a CDS encoding cytochrome b has product MSSITTPTGSGDNAKVVAALDGLDQRYHPAAGLRRQFNKVFPTHWSFMLGEVALYSFIVLLLSGTYLALFFDPSMEEVVYDGPFENLRGIHMSRAYESALAISFEVRGGLFIRQVHHWAALLFLAAMVVHMCRTFFTGAFRKPREATWVIGVLMLFTGFFAGFTGYSLPDDLLSGTGLRIASGFTLAIPVVGTWLHWMLFRSEFPGTEVIPFLYITHVLVIPATLLALVSVHLGLIWYQKHTQFPGRGRSERNVVGVRILPTFAVKAGAFFAVTVGVLGVMGGLFQINPIWNFGPYNPAHISAGSQPDWYVLFTEGMLRIFPPWDIYLGDYNIPPAFWASPAFLPVLYVLAGAYPWIERRFTKDDALHNLLQRPRDVPVRTSLGVMAISFYAVLVLCGSNDLIAYFFDVSLNATTWAGRIGVLVVPPIAYWVTYRICIGLQRSDRAVLEHGIETGIIKRLPHGGFIEVHQPLGGLDEHGHAIPLEYQGAPVPKRMNQLGMGGAPVPGSLLTPDPAEEIAALEQARAEEAAAAAAARNGRVTNGGAGRSVLGSPGSPARIDSTS; this is encoded by the coding sequence ATGAGCTCGATCACGACGCCCACCGGCTCGGGCGACAACGCGAAGGTCGTGGCTGCCCTCGACGGGCTCGACCAGCGCTACCACCCGGCGGCCGGGCTGCGCAGGCAGTTCAACAAGGTCTTCCCGACGCACTGGTCGTTCATGCTGGGCGAGGTCGCGCTCTACAGCTTCATCGTGCTGCTGCTCTCGGGCACCTACCTCGCGCTGTTCTTCGACCCCTCGATGGAGGAGGTCGTCTACGACGGCCCGTTCGAGAACCTGCGCGGCATCCACATGTCGCGGGCCTACGAGAGCGCGCTCGCGATCTCCTTCGAGGTCCGCGGCGGGCTGTTCATCCGCCAGGTGCACCACTGGGCGGCGTTGCTGTTCCTGGCCGCGATGGTCGTGCACATGTGCCGGACGTTCTTCACCGGCGCCTTCCGCAAGCCGCGCGAGGCCACCTGGGTGATCGGCGTGCTGATGCTGTTCACCGGCTTCTTCGCCGGCTTCACCGGCTACTCGCTTCCCGACGACCTGCTGTCGGGCACCGGGCTGCGGATCGCCTCCGGGTTCACCCTTGCCATCCCGGTGGTGGGCACGTGGCTGCACTGGATGCTGTTCCGCAGCGAATTCCCCGGCACCGAGGTCATCCCGTTCCTCTACATCACGCACGTGCTGGTCATCCCGGCCACCCTGCTCGCATTGGTCTCCGTGCACCTCGGGCTGATCTGGTACCAGAAGCACACGCAGTTCCCCGGCCGCGGCCGCAGCGAGCGCAACGTCGTCGGCGTGCGGATCCTCCCGACGTTCGCGGTGAAGGCCGGGGCGTTCTTCGCGGTCACGGTCGGAGTGCTCGGGGTGATGGGCGGGTTGTTCCAGATCAACCCGATCTGGAACTTCGGCCCGTACAACCCGGCGCACATCTCCGCGGGCTCCCAGCCCGACTGGTACGTGCTGTTCACCGAGGGGATGCTGCGGATCTTCCCGCCGTGGGACATCTACCTCGGGGACTACAACATCCCGCCCGCGTTCTGGGCGTCGCCCGCGTTCCTCCCGGTCCTGTACGTGCTCGCGGGCGCCTACCCGTGGATCGAGCGGCGGTTCACCAAGGACGACGCGCTGCACAACCTGCTGCAGCGGCCGCGGGACGTGCCGGTCCGCACCTCGCTCGGCGTCATGGCCATCTCGTTCTACGCCGTTCTCGTGCTGTGCGGCAGCAACGACCTGATCGCCTACTTCTTCGACGTCTCGCTGAACGCCACCACGTGGGCGGGGCGCATCGGGGTGCTGGTGGTGCCGCCGATCGCCTACTGGGTGACGTACCGGATCTGCATCGGGCTGCAGCGCTCCGACCGCGCGGTGCTCGAGCACGGCATCGAGACCGGCATCATCAAGCGGCTGCCCCACGGCGGGTTCATCGAGGTGCACCAGCCGCTGGGCGGTCTCGACGAGCACGGCCACGCGATCCCGCTGGAGTACCAGGGTGCCCCGGTGCCCAAGCGGATGAACCAGCTCGGCATGGGCGGCGCGCCGGTCCCCGGCTCGCTGCTCACGCCGGACCCGGCCGAGGAGATCGCGGCCCTGGAGCAGGCCCGCGCGGAGGAGGCCGCAGCCGCTGCTGCCGCCCGCAACGGGCGAGTGACGAACGGGGGAGCAGGCCGATCGGTTCTCGGCTCGCCGGGCTCGCCCGCCCGGATCGACTCGACTTCTTGA
- a CDS encoding YrhA family protein, whose amino-acid sequence MRPPIDEPVQPGADEAAIAAVRERLRSLFGATLPDAYADLLRREDGVDVDGLVLYGSWQSPEARGPGGFWQGLVAANTLWRDVPGREGYLVLGDSDLYLLTVDLDGGAPVLRDRVTAEPVESFPDVATAIEHVLAPRR is encoded by the coding sequence GTGCGGCCACCGATCGACGAGCCCGTGCAGCCCGGCGCCGACGAGGCGGCGATAGCGGCGGTGCGGGAGCGGTTGCGCTCGCTGTTCGGGGCGACGCTGCCGGACGCCTACGCCGACCTGCTGCGCCGTGAGGACGGTGTCGATGTGGACGGGCTGGTGCTCTACGGCAGCTGGCAGAGCCCCGAGGCGCGTGGGCCGGGTGGGTTCTGGCAGGGCTTGGTCGCGGCGAACACGCTCTGGCGTGATGTGCCGGGTCGGGAGGGGTACCTGGTGCTGGGGGACAGCGACCTGTACCTGCTGACCGTCGACCTCGACGGCGGCGCGCCCGTGCTGCGGGACAGGGTGACCGCCGAACCGGTCGAGAGCTTCCCCGACGTCGCGACGGCGATCGAGCACGTGCTGGCGCCCCGGCGCTGA
- a CDS encoding ABC transporter permease, with the protein MTSVSFLRRDDLRERVVAAVPAAVLVVLVLAVASREPSFLGAASLRALLEGAAPLLLLALGQTFVILIGGIDLSVAVLASLGTVLLASWLPSAGVGGVLATLAATTLAGALNGAVSAYAQVPSFVVTLGAMGLWSGVALTVSGASTISIAEGYDTIFWLRDLRVAGLPIAAVLAIVAVLVAAALMRVLANGRALHAMGRAERAALMSGARTPRLRVLAFALSGLCAGLASVVLAASQFSGAPTLADSLLLPAIAAVVVGGTAITGGVGGPLRTLVGALLIAVLRIGMSVMGVDPSYEQIVYGAVIVSAVALTMNRGHVGIVK; encoded by the coding sequence ATGACCAGCGTGTCGTTCCTCCGCCGCGACGACCTGCGCGAGCGGGTCGTCGCCGCCGTGCCCGCCGCGGTGCTCGTGGTGCTCGTGCTCGCTGTCGCGAGCCGGGAACCGTCCTTCCTCGGTGCGGCGAGCCTGCGCGCGCTGCTGGAGGGGGCCGCGCCGCTGCTGCTGCTCGCCCTCGGGCAGACGTTCGTGATCCTCATCGGTGGCATCGACCTGTCGGTCGCCGTGCTCGCCTCGCTCGGCACAGTGCTGCTCGCGTCGTGGCTGCCGTCGGCGGGCGTGGGGGGTGTGCTCGCCACGCTCGCCGCCACCACCCTCGCCGGCGCGCTCAACGGCGCCGTGAGCGCGTACGCCCAGGTCCCGTCGTTCGTGGTGACGCTCGGCGCGATGGGGTTGTGGTCGGGCGTGGCACTCACGGTGTCCGGCGCCTCGACGATCTCCATCGCCGAGGGTTACGACACGATCTTCTGGCTGCGCGATCTGCGGGTCGCCGGGCTGCCGATCGCGGCGGTGCTGGCGATCGTGGCGGTGCTCGTCGCGGCGGCCCTCATGCGGGTGCTCGCGAACGGCCGCGCCCTGCACGCGATGGGCCGGGCCGAACGCGCGGCGCTGATGTCGGGCGCGCGCACGCCGCGGCTGCGGGTCCTGGCGTTCGCCCTGTCGGGGCTGTGCGCAGGCCTCGCCTCCGTCGTACTGGCAGCCTCCCAGTTCAGCGGTGCCCCGACCTTGGCGGACTCGTTGCTGCTCCCGGCGATCGCCGCGGTCGTCGTCGGCGGCACCGCGATCACCGGCGGTGTCGGCGGCCCGCTGCGCACGCTGGTGGGCGCCCTGCTCATCGCGGTCCTGCGCATCGGCATGTCGGTGATGGGCGTGGACCCGAGCTACGAGCAGATCGTGTACGGCGCGGTGATCGTTTCCGCGGTCGCGCTCACCATGAACCGGGGGCATGTCGGCATCGTGAAGTAG
- a CDS encoding diacylglycerol/lipid kinase family protein has protein sequence MTSFDRIVVIFNPQSTGEAPRLAEELRADLAGRLPTTTVSLSPTEHAGHARDLAREAASKGRPLIISVSGDGGYNEVVDGAMQAGNEEVVCAVMAAGNANDHRRTTAERPLADAVVAGDVRRIDLLRLTVGSGPDARSRFAHSYIGIGLTPVVAVDLEEGGKGSVREIVSVVRTFARFRPFAIELEDGSRRRFDSLLFANITEMAKYATLSEGGTPDDGRFEVITLPHTAKWRILGVAIKAATRGLGPQPTATHYGFTTLKPMPLQLDGEVLTLDAGTEVQVDIAPGALATVG, from the coding sequence GTGACCTCTTTCGACCGGATCGTCGTGATCTTCAATCCGCAGAGCACGGGGGAGGCGCCGCGGCTGGCCGAGGAGCTGCGGGCGGATCTTGCGGGCCGGCTGCCGACCACGACGGTGAGCCTCAGCCCGACCGAGCATGCCGGGCACGCACGCGACCTCGCCAGGGAAGCGGCTTCGAAGGGTCGTCCGCTGATCATCTCGGTGAGCGGCGACGGTGGGTACAACGAGGTGGTCGACGGGGCGATGCAGGCGGGCAACGAGGAGGTGGTCTGCGCGGTGATGGCCGCAGGCAACGCGAACGACCACCGGCGGACCACCGCCGAACGTCCGCTTGCCGATGCCGTGGTCGCCGGTGACGTGCGCCGCATCGACCTTCTTCGTCTCACGGTGGGGAGCGGGCCGGATGCGCGGTCGCGATTCGCCCATTCCTACATCGGGATCGGCCTGACCCCGGTGGTCGCGGTCGACCTGGAGGAGGGGGGCAAGGGATCGGTCCGGGAGATCGTGTCGGTGGTGCGGACCTTCGCCCGGTTCCGCCCGTTCGCGATCGAGCTGGAGGACGGGAGCCGGCGCAGGTTCGACAGCCTGTTGTTCGCCAACATCACCGAGATGGCCAAGTACGCCACCCTCAGTGAGGGCGGGACGCCCGACGACGGGCGGTTCGAGGTGATCACCCTGCCGCACACCGCGAAGTGGCGGATCCTCGGTGTGGCGATCAAGGCGGCAACCCGCGGGCTGGGGCCGCAGCCGACCGCCACGCACTACGGATTCACCACGCTCAAGCCGATGCCGCTCCAGCTGGACGGGGAAGTGCTCACGCTGGATGCCGGCACGGAGGTGCAGGTCGACATCGCGCCCGGGGCGCTGGCGACCGTCGGCTGA
- the hpf gene encoding ribosome hibernation-promoting factor, HPF/YfiA family codes for MEIVVTGRNIDAPARYREHIALRLARLKRYSSHVVRFDVMLDHETNSHLPATSHRVEITGSGRGPTMRAEAHGPDISAALELAVGKLEERLRRNHDRRLIHHGRHNPTSVAAATAALSGIHTTDPSD; via the coding sequence ATGGAGATCGTCGTGACGGGGCGCAACATCGATGCGCCCGCGCGGTATCGCGAGCACATCGCCCTGAGGCTGGCCCGCCTCAAGCGCTACAGCAGCCACGTCGTCCGTTTCGACGTCATGCTCGACCACGAGACGAACTCGCACCTGCCCGCGACGAGCCACCGGGTCGAGATCACCGGCAGCGGACGAGGCCCGACGATGCGCGCCGAAGCGCACGGCCCCGACATCTCCGCGGCTCTCGAGCTCGCTGTCGGCAAACTCGAGGAGCGGCTCCGGCGGAATCACGACCGTCGTCTGATACACCACGGTCGGCACAACCCCACATCGGTCGCCGCCGCAACCGCCGCACTCAGCGGTATCCACACCACCGATCCGTCCGACTAG
- a CDS encoding cupin domain-containing protein has protein sequence MSGPLPDFPGAVGITALRVYPWQAADGLCGGSPHMHLCCTEGYIVIGGAGRVQTLTTDGFAEAPLRPGDVVWFTPGTIHRAVNDGDLCVVALMQNSGLPESGDAVLTLPPQYLTDRETYQRAVSLAGPGGPSPDRARARRDLAIEGFAELRRHSEAGNGEALEAFFAAAVALVRPQLASWRDRWEQGAAAASRRTGQQIEALAAGDHRHLREAAVARIEQPPAATLGMCGHLSPYDPGPHRREARSPEREE, from the coding sequence GTGAGCGGCCCCCTGCCGGACTTCCCCGGCGCCGTGGGCATCACCGCGTTGCGGGTCTACCCGTGGCAAGCGGCCGACGGGCTGTGCGGCGGCTCGCCGCACATGCACCTGTGCTGCACGGAGGGCTACATCGTCATCGGTGGCGCCGGCCGGGTGCAGACGCTCACCACGGACGGCTTCGCCGAGGCGCCCCTGCGGCCCGGCGACGTCGTCTGGTTCACGCCCGGCACCATCCATCGGGCCGTGAACGACGGCGACCTGTGCGTCGTGGCGCTCATGCAGAACAGCGGGCTGCCCGAGTCGGGCGACGCCGTTCTCACGCTCCCGCCGCAGTACCTGACCGATCGGGAGACCTATCAGCGGGCCGTGTCGCTCGCGGGACCCGGCGGGCCATCGCCCGACCGGGCACGGGCGCGCCGCGACCTCGCGATCGAAGGGTTCGCCGAGTTGCGCAGGCACAGCGAGGCCGGGAACGGTGAGGCGCTGGAGGCGTTCTTCGCGGCCGCCGTTGCGCTCGTCCGGCCGCAGCTCGCGAGCTGGCGGGATCGCTGGGAACAGGGGGCGGCCGCGGCGAGCAGGCGCACGGGGCAGCAGATCGAGGCGCTCGCGGCCGGCGACCATCGGCATCTGCGGGAGGCCGCGGTCGCGCGGATCGAGCAGCCGCCTGCGGCCACGCTCGGCATGTGCGGTCACCTGTCGCCCTACGATCCGGGTCCGCATCGCCGCGAGGCCCGGAGTCCGGAACGCGAGGAGTGA